CAGATGTAAAGTGCATATTTGTGGTGAGATACTGCATTGGTGTCAAATAGATGGTATAGAGAAAGGACTTGTTCAACCTGCAAAATCACATTCCTTTCTGAAATATGGGTGTTAGGTGGTACCCAGGTAACcaccagcatttcttttctgattccCTCCCACCACTGGCTGTTTACATTGTTCAGGTGGATACCTTTGAGCTTAGCGACTTTCACCATTCTCCAACAGACTGCTCAGATCTTGATCCTGAAACTTCTCACCTGTGATCTTTCAAATTGTCTTACCTGAGTAGTCCCAATAAATTCAATGGGACAATAGGTGTGCTTAAGTGTTTTGCTAGAACAGGTTGGACTATTATAATTTACTGCAAATGCTCACACACAGTCCTTATTCATTACTTTGAGATCTTAACGGCTTCCCAAGCACAAATGGTTGGGATGGGGTGTGTCTGGCTGCTTACAATGTGAAATGTAAAGTAACACAATGAAAGGGGCACTTACAGAATGGTATGTCTTGTGGTTCGTAAGTGTAAAGCCGGTTGGAGTATCTTCCTGTGATATCAGCTCTTACTGTGAGAGATGGGTCTGAAAAAGTAATCGTATTAAACACTGCTTTCCATTCTCACAACAGCTGAGGGCGACGGGAGTGGCACTACTTTAACAGCTCTGTGTTCTGAGGTGTTCTGATTTCATTAATGAGGCGATTATGAGGCCATTACACTCTGTTCCAACCAGCTGCTCTTGGAGAAATCCTAAACAAAAGCTAATGCTCATTTTTATATTATGCAGCTATTTTTAAGTGATAGATTACATATGCATTTCattcatatttaaagaaaaatatcctgtTTTACAGGTTCTGGAGTTACATCAGTTGAGGCCAGTTTGACTGGATGCACACATAGTGAGGGTCATGCATACATAATGCAATATTAGCATGACCTACCTAGAGCCTTCAGAATGAAAATCTTGTGATTCTTAGTTTTTCCATCATAGGAGCAAGTTGCTGCGGACATCTCCCAGTTCTCCTTCCAAGCTTTTTGTTAACTAACTGACTCCTGTTActacatttctctctctctgagtGTGGGCTTCATCTGACCTAACTTTGGATGCCACCACAGAGCTAGTCCCTCCAGGCTCCCTGTACAGTCAATGAAAAGGAACAGGCACTCTGGGCCATGATTCATTCGATCTATTCCAGAAGTCAGCTTTACGGTGGGATAAATCATTCTTTAGATGCCACTGACTATTGACTTGCTCTGTGGTAATGTCCACACTGTAGGCATCTACATTCAGTCAGATATTTGACTGTTTACTGAAAACTTTGTCTTATAACAAGCACGAGCAAGTAGCGCAGAGAACAAAAGCCCAGATGGTAATGGGCATTTAAGCGTCTTGCTCCCAAGCACAAATTAGATACTCTCCAGAACATATCTGTAACCTGGGAAGTTTGTGAGCATCAAAGCCTGTGATAGAGGGAGAACTGAACTAGATCTTCCAAGTTCCAGACTAATGCTGTGGTAATGATAAATTCtgagctattttctttttgcaaaatgaatCATTTTGATGTCCCCAAAGGAGGGCACTGGCATAGATTCAGATATCTCATCTCTGAAGATACATAAATATTGTACATACCTACAAACATGATTCGAGGCACATATTGTCCATCAGGTGACAGGTTTTTATCTGTGGTTTCATGCTGGCAGAGAAATTAAAgctaattattaaaatatttctgtaagttTTGGTGAAGTATTACCACCTGTGAATAGACTTATAACAgtggacaaaaccaaaaaaggtaCTACctgtgtatgtatacacatgcaCAGATGCCTGCACTTACATGTTACTGAAATGCCAGAGATATTTAGCTAAAGTGACATGAAAAACCaagacaaagaaagagaaaacacaagcCAAAAAAAGATACAAGTCAGACCTCCCCAGACCCTTCATACCATGAGATTCAGCATAACGAAGTTATTTTGGGCCATTTCCTGtatctcttcattttctgcaaaggcTTTCTTCAGTGCTAGAAAAGACACAGTCATTTTGAAGTCCATCTCAAATACTgcctttccttctgcatttaGTCACCACGTTGGCTGGAGACTGGCCACATTGTTCCTGTCTTTGTTGATTCACATTCCTGAGGAGACACTTAAGGGCTCTAtcactgctttttgctttggtgACCCATGGCAGTACAACCTCCTGGCTATGAAAACGGAAGCTCTCTTCTGTTATTTATGAAGCCTGTCTCAATGGATACCATGTCTCAGCTTGACAAAAGTGCATTATTCTCAGAAAGTTCTTATTAGATCAATTTCAGCAGCCCTGTCCTCATCTCCTTCTCTAGTTACCAGTTCAGGAGAGCCAAACAATATTAAATCTGTTCAATGAGTCAGTAGCAAATCTGTGTCTCTTAATTTAAACTGACGAGTGCTGCATTAAGGATAGCAGGAGAGCAGCACcaagtattttttcatgttctttgttGGGTAGTTTCATAATGGAGTTTTTGTGAATAACAGTAACAAATTCTTagcttttcaaatacattttcatttacctatttctttaatttccagTAAATGCAGGGTAAATATATAGATAGGTGCAGTTTcttataaaaatattcacaaaattTTAACACTCAAAAAATCAAGACTACCTTGGCAGTATTGACAGTCTTCCAAATGATGAATCACCATCAGGGGCTTGTtactttattaataataataaaacatgtaGTTAGATCATTTGACAAGTATGCAAACAGGTGATTTTCCTAGCAGACTGGAAAAGgcaaattacatttcattttatgttaaACCACAGTAGAACCACACAGACATTCTGTAAAGAATTACAGACATTTTTTGAGCAAGGGAAAAGAACATGCCTTTcataaaagaaattgaaaaataaagcttctaTATCTAAATAGGTTTTCTAAAGTAAGAAATTCTAGAAGAAACAAACTACAGAGCTATCATCATTTCATTGACAGTTAGCATATAATCAAACTGAAGAGTTATTTAATATGGCTTAGGTGTGATGTTTTCcatgtttaagaaaataaaaataatctgtatgaactggaataaaataatttttataaaattgtGTTTATCATCAAATACTTCCCATGAGAAGTTTCATGGTTTTTAAGTTTTCTTGGACAGATacacagtaaattatttttttatataaatagtTAGGTGAAGTAtcaaaattttatatttttggatctcaaaacataaaacaattctgtgcattttctcctgtgtttttttACACTACTGCTACTGTTCAGTAAATCAGTTACTAACGCTCGATCTGCTGTCACTCTCAGGAGTTGTTCAGTTCCTTGCCATTTTCACATAGGATACATGAAATTAgttgccttttattttaaaaataatttgtcttcaATTTAACAATAGCCTGTGCTACACTATTACGATCTAAAATGAACATAAATAGAGTATTGTTTAttgtttattatttgtattaaatgAGTATTGTTATGAATTCTCAAATATATTTTCGGTTGAATCACAGAGAAGATTCAGATTGGAACTTTCTACCAGGATAGTGAGAAACTGTGAGTACATCATGCATGTATGTCAACTAATAAAGAGTTGGGGAAAACATCAGAGGCAGTAGATCACCATACAAGAGCAAATGTAACTGATTTCCAGCTGTTGATTAAGGAAGTAATCAGAGGAATAAtgacatacatatatatatatatataaagtatttttaaaatccaaatctaaatataaaaatctatttatcATTGCTTCTTCAAATGACAACACTGCTGTTGTGACAAAGAAACAATAGTGTTAAATGTAGGGTTGCCTATTGGCCCATGATGTTGCTTCAGAGTCATAAGACCCCTGcaacagcttttatttatagatgctaaatctgttttatttaactGTGTGGTCTGCAGATCAGCTGTcatggtgtttcttttttctgtttcattgcaGTATATTCAGGCATGACTGACTGATTAACAGCTTTGtctcttaccttttttttgcttgataAAGCCCTTCTTCATAAGTTTGTACCCAGGTAATTTCATCTCCCCACCCTAGAAATGTAACAAAAGGATTAACTGGTAGCCCAGTAAGTAACTCataacaaattacatttttttttatatttatcaaTAGTTGTACACAAAtaggatttggggtttttggtttttttttttcagtcaaagtTTCCCAAATGTTGTGGATATACTAATTCTACATCTCCTGATAGGTGCACTGGAAGATTAAACAAACCATCCCCAAAAAACTCTGGTTGAGTATCCAGTTCAAGTCCTCTACCAAACCTATTAGATCTCTTTCTGAATAGTCAGAGGTCCCTAAATCAGCATCCAGTTCCTTTATATCTTTATATTATCTGCTCCATATTTCATGTAGACCCTGGGGCTTAAAGAGAAAGTTGGCTTGCAAAactagagagaaaaataaagtatgaCAGGTCAAATAAGATCAACTTTAATATGAACGTTGTTAGAATAGTCTTGGCTTTTAAACTTAACTCTCGAGCCATGAATTTCAATCCCTGGCTTTGCAAGTacttataatttaatttaaaaaaaaaggctgttaaaCAAAAATCTCCACTTAAACAAAATCCTAATGAATCATCAGCTTCATAGCTCATCCATAGCTGGTGATACACTgatgtgaaaatgcaaattgTCCAGTTGGTTTCATGCCTTCAGACCCCAAAGATGCCAGCCCCTGTGTAGTAGATCCCTGCCTTCCAGGCAATGTTGCTCCATTTGTGACAGCCCTCATGGGAATTGTAGAACAGGTTCTGGATCTGGACCAGGTTAAGGCTCTGGTTCTTCTGTGCTGTCTGGGCAGCACTTGGACCAGCCCTGGTTATGCAGAGATTTGCCGTTAGCTTTCTCATGGGACAATTGCTTTTGATGCTACTAGGTCATCTCTTCTTTCAGGAGAGCGATTTCAATTACGTATCTGTCTGGTTGAGGGTGGGATTCTGCCATGCTGACTAGTGTGTTCCCAGCCCTGGCTGAAGTCACTTGCTGATGTAGGTAACTGCAGAGAGGAGTCAGCTAGGGTCATATTGCAGCAGATTTACGTGTTCCTCTTTGATCTGTGAAAATTACAGGTAAAGCGGTCAAGGCATCCCAAAAGGTCTGAAGTCAGAATTAGAAAACTGATGCTTTCTAtgactatttttttcaaaactgtgagAATTGAAGGGATTTTGTTATCATTTTATGCATTTAGGCTTAgtgggaaaaataaatcctgatCTAGGCAAGATATGCAAGAGATACCAGATTGATTATAACCTTTTCCCAGGGACACCAGTTATAAGAAGTGATTTGCAATTTCTCCTTGGTTAGTCCAGGTGTTGCATGATTTTGTCAAATGCTCCCTGAGCAATTAGGCTCAGATGGGACCTCTGTGACAGGCAAGGCTTTGCCAGTGCTTTGTGTGGGAAGACCTCAGAGGTGAGCTGTGGGGTCTGCAGGCTTTGCACAGCTTGCAGAATAGGtcagggagggagctggagaTTTTTTTGGGGTGAATAGGCctgaaaggagagggaagatgGAGATGAGAAAAGACCTTGGTAAGCTATTTCTCTGCTTGTATTTCTAAGGAGTGAGCAGGCATAAATAACTTAAAATAGGGTCTTTAGTTAACATCCAGACTGAAAATTATGCACTGCAAGGAAGTGAATTATTCACTGCAAAGCATGACTGTGACTAtctgatgaaaagcaaaagaaaaaaaaaaagtcttgcagAAAAAACCACCAGTACTTCAAACTGCTGTTCTGTGTATGAAAGTGGGTCTGTAGAAAAATTGTTCCATAACAACTGAAGTTACAAAACTGTGTTTCAGTAGTTAATAAGTTACCATAACAAAATATCTTTTAACTGGTacatgaaagaatattttttcactgaTAGTCCTACAAGTGCATCCTGATTTGAGAGACTCAATTTAGGTTATTGGCTTCTACTAGGTCACTGTGAGTTATATAAATTATGCAGGTTATATGAGGCCCTCAGCCATATCCTTAAGAACAAACTGATGGAGTGAAATGACATGGAATAAGAAGATGCACTACTTAGATTGTCACTTAACAGTAGAGAAACACACCTCAGTAAGTATATATGTGCTTCCAGGTatattctaaataaaaacatctgcTGACCTatatgggaaggtgaggaagtaGCTACATAAACTAAACATACAGTACCTCGTGACAGTGTCTGAGgtgctcttttttcctttttgattgCCATCGCAAGGTTGGAAGAGACTGCAATTAGCAGGAGGGACAAGGCCAATGTTGAATGGAGCATTATTTCTTTGAGAAGATCCCTTTCAGCGCAGTgaggaaactggaaaacaaagcaacagctTTAGttgtggctttctgtgaaggagtgactgcatcagtggacaagggaaaagcaatggatgtcatctacttggatttccgtaaagcgttcgacacagtcccccacaacatccttctctctaaattggagagatatgggtttgatgggtggactgttcggtggataaggaattggctggatggtcgcatccagagggttgtggtcaatggctcgatgtccacatggagaccgatgacaagtggggtccctcaggggtccgtactgggactggtgctatttaacatcttcatcaatgacatagacagtgggattgagtgcaccctcagcaagtttgcagatgacaccaagccgagtggtgcggttgacacaccaggaggacgagatgtcatccagagggacctggacaagctggagaggtgggcctgtgtgaacctcatgaggttcaacaaggccaagtgcaaggtcctgcacctgggatgaggcaacccccggtatcagtacaggctgggggatgaagggattgagagcagccctgcagagaaagacttggggttactggtggatgaaaagctggacatgagccggcaatgtgcgcttgcagcccagaaagccaaccgtatcctgggctgcatccaacgaagcgtggccagcaggtcaagggaggtgattctgcccctctgctctgctctggtgagacctcacctggagcactgcgtccagctctggggccctcagcacaagaaggacatggacctgttggagcgggtccagaagagggccaccaaaatgatccgagggctggcgcacctctcctatgaggccaggctgagagacctgggcttgttcagcctagagaagagaaggctgtgaggagaccttattgcggtcttccaatacttaaagggggcctacaggaaggacggggagaatctttttagcaaggcctgttgtgacaggacaaggagtaatggatttaaactaaagaagaataggtttagactgaatataaggaagaaattttttacaatgagggtggtgaggcactggcacaggttgcccagagaggtggtggaggccccatccccagaaacattcaaggtcaggttggatggggctctgagcaacctgatctgcttaaagctgtccctgctcactgcaggggggttgggctagatgacctctaaaggtcccttccaacccaaagcattctatggttctatgatccTATGGATTAGTCACCTGGTGCAGTGTAAATCAATGTGTTAGTGGTATTCTAACAATCTATACTAAAGAAGTAGTTTTGGTTATTTCTATAAATGCCTTTGGGAGAAAAGTGCAAAATGGAGGTGCTTGATTTTATCATGCAGCACTGCTTTCAGCTGTCAAAATTAGGCTGCAGGGGACAGTTCTTATGACAGTGTGATCAGGGGAACAAAGTTCATTCCAGTTCATTTCTGGTCACCCAGCATTTGTTCCTAATGAACTAGTACAACATTGTAATACTGGATCATGAAAATGTCAAGACAGTGCTACTAGTTGTTCATTCTGttagttttttaatttcagtggaacGTAACAGCATGGGGTCTTTTTCATGGATAGTAGGATTTTTGGTCAAAAGGTGTCTCATGATACCCTCCttaataaaacaggaaaattgaCAAGTATTTGCCTCCAGGTGTAATACATTATAAATTGGCAAATCCCTCCATAATGTTGAAattgccatcttttttttttagcctgcaCTCTGTGAACCAGGATGTTAAAGGTTGTGAGATAAATGTCAAAGAAATTTCCAGCTGTTTCTCACAATGAAAACTCAAAAAATTTCCCCATTCTTCATGGCGTTTCGGCTTCATGGCTGATTTTCAGCTCCAGTCCTGCCTAACAAGACAATCCATATGTGCTCCTGGCTATTTCAGTATTCTGAAgatgtttccttctcttcctgacAAAGATTATTATAAGAAATTCA
This sequence is a window from Pelecanus crispus isolate bPelCri1 chromosome 2, bPelCri1.pri, whole genome shotgun sequence. Protein-coding genes within it:
- the AGR3 gene encoding anterior gradient protein 3; the protein is MLHSTLALSLLLIAVSSNLAMAIKKEKRAPQTLSRGWGDEITWVQTYEEGLYQAKKSNKPLMVIHHLEDCQYCQALKKAFAENEEIQEMAQNNFVMLNLMHETTDKNLSPDGQYVPRIMFVDPSLTVRADITGRYSNRLYTYEPQDIPFLIENMKKALRLIQTEL